From one Streptomyces mobaraensis genomic stretch:
- a CDS encoding DUF192 domain-containing protein, whose product MPMPGWVDGFTHLTVGPAECGGPAVPVEVAASYRARTRGLLGRDGIEGAMLLTPAGSVHTFGMRFPIDVAYLSRDMRVLAVRTMPPHRLGRPRPTARHVLESAAGTMARWGLREGAHVRIPPVTPG is encoded by the coding sequence ATGCCGATGCCAGGATGGGTGGACGGCTTCACCCACCTCACCGTCGGACCCGCGGAGTGCGGGGGCCCGGCGGTTCCGGTGGAGGTCGCCGCCTCCTACCGTGCCCGGACGCGCGGGCTGCTCGGACGGGACGGGATCGAGGGCGCCATGCTGCTCACCCCGGCCGGCTCGGTGCACACCTTCGGAATGCGGTTCCCGATCGACGTCGCCTATCTGAGCCGGGACATGCGGGTGCTCGCCGTGCGCACCATGCCTCCGCACCGTCTCGGCCGGCCCCGGCCGACGGCCCGCCATGTGCTGGAGTCGGCGGCCGGAACGATGGCGCGATGGGGGCTGCGCGAAGGGGCGCACGTGCGGATTCCGCCCGTCACGCCCGGGTGA
- a CDS encoding DUF2332 domain-containing protein, giving the protein MTRARTADLLDTQAQACAELNSPLYATLLTRAAQDVRDGGPCADAVAPLEGAPGPAAVGLRLMGAVHALVLLGEAPDLAAHYPTAGGTADDPDAAWEPFRRAVADHPEHITDWMRRPPQTNEVGRANMLISGLLTTVAALGTPEPPPVRLLELGASGGLNLRADRFRVTAGDPAAPRFAWGDPASPVVLDGAWRDGTPPPRIADAAARVPALDVVERLGCDVDPLDPLDPTGALALRAYVWPDHPARPVRLSGAIDLARRLPARVLSQGAADFLADAGLRSGTLTVVWHSVMRQYVPPAEWDRVETELARLRTAATGPETGWFAHLAFEPRRVGDTHRFVLTARLGDGPEEVLAEAHPWGLDARACEITSLTG; this is encoded by the coding sequence ATGACCCGCGCCCGCACCGCCGACCTCCTCGACACCCAGGCCCAGGCCTGCGCCGAACTCAACTCCCCCCTCTACGCCACGCTCCTCACCCGCGCCGCCCAGGACGTCCGCGACGGCGGACCCTGCGCCGACGCCGTGGCCCCCCTGGAGGGCGCCCCGGGCCCGGCCGCCGTCGGACTCCGGCTGATGGGCGCGGTCCACGCGCTCGTCCTGCTCGGCGAAGCACCGGACCTGGCCGCCCACTACCCCACGGCGGGCGGCACCGCCGACGACCCGGACGCGGCGTGGGAACCGTTCCGGCGCGCCGTCGCCGACCACCCCGAGCACATCACCGACTGGATGCGCCGCCCGCCCCAGACGAACGAGGTCGGCCGCGCGAACATGCTGATCAGCGGCCTGCTCACCACGGTCGCCGCCCTCGGAACCCCCGAACCGCCCCCCGTCCGCCTGCTCGAACTCGGCGCCAGCGGCGGCCTCAACCTCCGCGCCGACCGCTTCCGCGTCACCGCCGGCGACCCGGCGGCACCCCGCTTCGCCTGGGGAGACCCCGCCTCGCCCGTCGTCCTCGACGGCGCCTGGCGCGACGGCACCCCACCGCCCCGGATCGCCGACGCCGCGGCCCGCGTCCCCGCCCTGGACGTCGTCGAACGCCTCGGCTGCGACGTCGACCCGCTGGACCCCCTCGACCCCACCGGCGCCCTCGCCCTCCGCGCCTACGTCTGGCCCGATCACCCGGCCCGCCCCGTCCGGCTCTCCGGAGCCATCGACCTGGCCCGGCGACTGCCCGCCCGGGTCCTCTCCCAGGGCGCGGCCGACTTCCTCGCCGACGCCGGCCTCCGCTCCGGCACCCTCACCGTCGTCTGGCACTCCGTGATGCGCCAGTACGTACCACCCGCGGAATGGGACCGTGTCGAGACGGAGCTCGCCCGGTTGCGCACGGCCGCGACCGGACCGGAGACGGGCTGGTTCGCCCACCTCGCGTTCGAACCGCGGCGCGTCGGGGACACCCACCGGTTCGTCCTCACCGCCCGCCTCGGCGACGGGCCGGAGGAGGTGCTGGCCGAGGCCCACCCCTGGGGCCTCGACGCTCGCGCATGCGAGATCACCTCCCTCACCGGCTGA
- a CDS encoding OmpA family protein, producing MTRRPPTPPARHHGPLATAVLTAAFTAAALLTAAPAPAHASGPGDQARSEPPVKLDAHASGLRLRKGAKLAPGRVLDIKSVIETGNGSERRVDTNVNVTFALQAEVLFDKDSSSLNGAAAQRIKTIADEARNQHATTLRVFGFTDNLGSADHGTALSKERANAVQRQLAKELGSSAISYQIRGYGEDYPIADNATEDGRRKNRRVEVSFPRQGR from the coding sequence GTGACCCGCCGCCCGCCGACACCGCCCGCCCGCCACCACGGGCCGCTCGCCACGGCCGTCCTCACGGCGGCCTTCACGGCGGCCGCCCTCCTCACCGCCGCGCCGGCCCCCGCCCACGCCTCCGGCCCCGGAGACCAGGCCCGCAGCGAGCCGCCCGTCAAGCTCGACGCCCACGCCTCCGGACTCAGACTCCGCAAAGGCGCGAAACTCGCCCCCGGCCGGGTCCTGGACATCAAATCCGTCATCGAAACCGGCAACGGCAGCGAACGCCGCGTCGACACCAACGTCAACGTCACCTTCGCCCTTCAAGCCGAAGTCCTCTTCGACAAGGACAGTTCGTCCCTCAACGGCGCCGCGGCCCAACGCATAAAAACCATCGCCGACGAGGCACGCAACCAACACGCCACCACCCTGCGCGTCTTCGGATTCACCGACAACCTCGGATCCGCCGACCACGGGACAGCCCTGTCCAAAGAACGCGCCAACGCCGTACAGCGCCAACTTGCCAAAGAACTCGGCTCCTCCGCGATCTCCTACCAGATCCGCGGCTACGGCGAGGACTACCCCATCGCGGACAACGCCACGGAGGACGGCCGCCGCAAGAACCGCAGAGTGGAGGTCAGCTTCCCCCGCCAGGGCCGCTGA